CGAGCGGGAAGACCTTGCCCTCGTCGTTCGACTTGCCTTTACCCACGGAGATAACTTCGCCCTGCTGTGGCTTCTCCTTGGCGCTGTCGGGGATGATGATGCCGCCACGGATGCTTTCGCCTTCTTCCACGCGGCGGACCAGGATGCGATCGTGCAGCGGTGTAAATGTCTTCGCCATTGCTTACATCTCCTCAGTTACGAATTGGCCGGGCGGGCTTGCCGTCCGGGTTTGCGGCACACGCATGAATCCGGTGTCTACGCCGGGTTCACCGCAGAGTTGTCTGGAAGTGCCGCCGGATGCCTGAACCTTCATAGCCCTTGCGGGTCGTGCATCGGCGGCAGGCTTAGCACTCAAGCCTTCCGATTGCTAACGATAGAGGAGTCTTCTCCGCGTGTCAATCCAGAAGGTGTAAAATGTGAGTGAAAGTCGCGCAGATGTGTGTGTAGAATGAGACTATTCTAAATGGTTGGAAATAAACGAGATGCTGGGAAGGTGTCTGCAAATAAACAAAGGCGTAAGATGGTGAGCATGATGTTTCGTCGCAACAGTTGGCTCCGTCTCGCGTTGGTTACGATCTCGGTTGTTGTAGCTTCTTCCTGCCTGCTGGCGCAGAGTTCGCCTGTAAAGCGTGGGCGCAAGTACAAGCCACCACCGGAGACTTCGAAGATCACCGTGCAGGTGACGAAAAAGTTCAACGGCAAACCGATCATGAATGCTGCTGTCATCTTCAATCCCTATGACAGCAACGGTAAAGACATCGGCAATCTTGAGGTAAAGACGGACCCCGAGGGCAAGGCGACGATCGACATTATTCCTACGGGATCGCTGGTACGCGTCCAGGTGATTGCGAACGGCTTTGCCACCTATGCTGAGGACTTCCAGATCGACGAGCCGTCTCGAGAGATCGATATCGCTATGCTCCGTCCGCAGGAGCAGGTTTCGTCTTACGTCGACAACTCAGGCAAGTCCTCCACGCGCAAGGCGGGAGTGCAGGAGCCCATCCGGTCTAAGTCTGCGGACAAGACGGCGCAACCTCAAGCCAAGCCCAATACTGCTCCGCCTCCCGCTCAGAGCACAACGCCTACCGCACCGCAGCAATAGCCGTCATGACCTTGAGACCCCTCGCAGGTAAGACTGCGGTTGTAACCGGTGGAGCGAAACGTATTGGACGCGCCATTGCCCTTGAGCTTGCACAGAGGGGCGCATCGGTTGCGATCACCTATCTCGGCTCACAGCGCGAGGCAGAGCAGACGGTCCGAGACGTTGCCGCATTCGATGTCGACGCGCTCGCTATCCGCTGTGACCTTCGTGAACCTCACGCTATCGAAGCCATGGTTGCCGAGGTTGCTGGAGAGTTCGACCGCATTGACCTGCTTGTGAACAACGCAGGCATGTTTGAGTCGATCGCGCTTGAAGCGATCACACCCGAGTTGTGGGACCGGATGTTTGCAACCAACACACGAGCGCCGTTCCTGGTGGCTCGTGCGGCTCATCCCCATCTGAAAGCCGTGCAGGGACGTATTGTGAACATCGGTTCGCTTGGCGGACTGCACCCCTGGGCGACACACGGCCACTACTGCACCTCGAAGGCGGCGCTGCATATGCTGTCGGAGACGATGGCGAAGGCGTGGGCGCCGGAGATCAGCGTGAACTGCGTTGCGCCGGGGATGATCGTTCAGGGCGAGGTGGAAGAGGCCTATGAGCACTTTGCGCAGAAGACACCCATGCAGAGAAATGGTACGGCGGCGGATGTTGCCTC
This region of Acidobacteriota bacterium genomic DNA includes:
- a CDS encoding co-chaperone GroES, which codes for MAKTFTPLHDRILVRRVEEGESIRGGIIIPDSAKEKPQQGEVISVGKGKSNDEGKVFPLDVKAGDQILFGKYSGTEIKLDGEELLIMREEEVLGILK
- a CDS encoding Ig-like domain-containing protein; translated protein: MMFRRNSWLRLALVTISVVVASSCLLAQSSPVKRGRKYKPPPETSKITVQVTKKFNGKPIMNAAVIFNPYDSNGKDIGNLEVKTDPEGKATIDIIPTGSLVRVQVIANGFATYAEDFQIDEPSREIDIAMLRPQEQVSSYVDNSGKSSTRKAGVQEPIRSKSADKTAQPQAKPNTAPPPAQSTTPTAPQQ
- a CDS encoding SDR family oxidoreductase — protein: MTLRPLAGKTAVVTGGAKRIGRAIALELAQRGASVAITYLGSQREAEQTVRDVAAFDVDALAIRCDLREPHAIEAMVAEVAGEFDRIDLLVNNAGMFESIALEAITPELWDRMFATNTRAPFLVARAAHPHLKAVQGRIVNIGSLGGLHPWATHGHYCTSKAALHMLSETMAKAWAPEISVNCVAPGMIVQGEVEEAYEHFAQKTPMQRNGTAADVASAVLYFATAPHFITGQLLTVDGGLGL